A part of Macrobrachium rosenbergii isolate ZJJX-2024 chromosome 33, ASM4041242v1, whole genome shotgun sequence genomic DNA contains:
- the LOC136855792 gene encoding uncharacterized protein — protein sequence MRARGESGVKRLWFPSQTAVAIQLLAQSPLQKPSSSCTTTAFPSCTYHSGPHCFRRSSSITEARSLSLSLSLSLSLSLSLSLSLSLSAFRRTTSRGSSTSRTITTTSSCSSRSRSRSEKQQLQQFGHHLKEEEEEYQQQQQQEKQKQKHLLRSPLLLLLSRRLIQNGSSRRRTPPKRRHITYTHTYIHTYIHTSTHRHRHRWHIHAHAHTHTHTHTRTHTQAEASSRGEQQQQQQQQPPADVGGCRSGAHTTTAPGEDHNGVSHSLSLFLCQSFSVPLSVCLCLSLSLSVSVSLSLSVAPADAWTHSDH from the coding sequence ATGCGCGCGCGAGGGGAGTCTGGGGTCAAGCGACTATGGTTCCCCTCTCAGACTGCTGTGGCCATCCAACTGCTTGCCCAATCCCCCCTCCAAAAGCCCAGCAGCAGTTGCACAACTACTGCTTTCCCCTCATGTACATATCACTCGGGTCCCCATTGCTTTCGACGCTCCTCAAGTATCACggaggctcgctctctctctctctctctctctctctctctctctctctctctctctctctctctctctctctctctctctgccttcagaCGCACCACCTCCAGAGGGAGTAGTACTTCCAGgaccatcaccaccaccagcagctgcagcagcagaagcagaagcagaagcgaGAAGCAGCAGCTTCAGCAATTCGGCCAtcacctgaaggaggaggaggaggagtaccagcagcagcagcagcaggagaagcagaagcagaaacaCCTTCTTcgttctccccttcttcttcttcttagccgGCGACtcatacaaaatggcagcagtcGGCGTAGGACTCCTCCGAAACGCCGgcacatcacatacacacacacatacatacatacgtacatacacacgtccacacacagacacaggcaCCGCTGGCAcatacacgcgcacgcacacactcacacacacacacacacacgcacacacacacaggcagaggCGAGCAGCAGAGgcgagcagcagcagcagcagcagcagcagccgccaGCTGACGTCGGCGGTTGTCGTAGCGGCGCCCATACGACAACTGCTCCTGGCGAGGATCATAACGGGGtctcgcattctctctctctctttctctgtcagtcgttctctgtccctctctctgtctgtctctgtctctctctctctctctctgtgtctgtctctctctctctctcagtcgctcCCGCTGACGCCTGGACACACAGTGACCATTAG